The Schistocerca gregaria isolate iqSchGreg1 chromosome 4, iqSchGreg1.2, whole genome shotgun sequence genome contains a region encoding:
- the LOC126267701 gene encoding LOW QUALITY PROTEIN: uncharacterized protein LOC126267701 (The sequence of the model RefSeq protein was modified relative to this genomic sequence to represent the inferred CDS: substituted 1 base at 1 genomic stop codon): MDNQGKKLKTEVNNMRSGLGPGVGAGGGAGHPNGPRGCPPGHGGGGGGGGGGGGGGGGGGGGGGGAGQPLGPRGYPPGHGGGGGGGGGGGGGGGGGGGGGGGGGGGGGGGGGGGGGGGGGGGGGGGGGGGGGGGGGGGGGGGGGGGGGGGGGGGGGGGGGGGGAGQPXGPRGEPSGHGGGGGGGGGGGGGGGGGGGGGGGGGGGGGGGGGGGHGGGGGGGGGGGGGGGGGGGGGGGGGGGGGGGGGGGGGHPFGPRGNPPGHGGGGGGGGGGGGGGGGGGG; the protein is encoded by the exons TGCGATCTGGCCTGGGTCCAGGAGTtggagcaggtggtggtgctgggcaCCCAAATGGTCCACGTGGCTGTCCTCCtggacatggtggtggtggtggtggtggtggcggcggcggcggcggcggcggtggtggcggcggtggtggtggtggagcaGGGCAACCATTAGGCCCTCgagggtatcctcctgggcatggaggtggtggtggtggtggtggtggtggtggtggcggcggcggcggtggtggcggcggtggcggtggtggtggtggaggtggaggtggtggtggaggtggtg gaggtggaggtggtgggggtggtggaggaggtggaggtggtgggggtggtggaggaggtggaggtggaggaggtggtg gtggtggtggaggaggaggcggaggaggaggaggaggaggaggaggtggtggtggtggtggtggaggaggagctggacaaCCATAGGGTCCACGAGGTGAACCATCTGGgcatggtggtggtggaggaggaggaggtggtggtggtggtggtggtggtggaggaggaggaggaggaggaggaggaggaggaggtggtggtggtggtggtggtggtg GacatggtgggggtggtggtggtggtggtggtggtggaggtgggggtgggggtggaggaggaggaggaggaggaggtggtggtggtggtggtggtggtggtggtggcggtggtgggcaTCCATTTGGACCTCGAGGGAATCCTCCAGGGcatgggggtggaggaggaggaggaggaggtggtggtggtggaggaggaggaggtggaggataa